One part of the Leucobacter triazinivorans genome encodes these proteins:
- a CDS encoding alpha/beta hydrolase, with product MTAWRGDVLGPGFECTDLDLGVDEEGPLVATLVRSLPTRRPVLDRVLSRTRALENVDVLYVHGWSDYFFQRELAGFWTRRGARFFALDLRKYGRSLREGQTAGYIEDLDDYHEEIDRALAVMAEDRSAEPRRLVLLGHSTGGLVLSLWAGAHPGRADALVLNSPWLEFQLASTGRQVLMPLINLGARFNPREVAPQLDYGFYTRAQREVGPQGDLALVDSAWRPERTHAVMHGWLRAILDGHARVNRGLGIDAPIEVLLSARFALPVRWSDDLTRADTVLEVDEVAKAALRLGSAVTVERIDGALHDVFLSREASRREAYARLERWLLGWQAGARVDGIVRAGGAAEMDRGSSATG from the coding sequence ATGACGGCGTGGCGGGGAGACGTTCTCGGGCCCGGCTTCGAGTGCACCGACCTCGACCTCGGCGTGGACGAGGAGGGTCCGCTGGTGGCGACCCTCGTGCGCTCTCTGCCGACCAGACGTCCGGTGCTGGATCGGGTGCTCAGCCGCACCCGCGCCCTCGAGAACGTCGACGTGCTCTACGTGCACGGCTGGTCCGACTATTTCTTCCAGCGCGAGCTCGCCGGCTTCTGGACGCGCAGGGGCGCACGCTTCTTCGCGCTGGACCTGCGCAAGTACGGGCGCAGTCTGCGCGAGGGGCAGACCGCGGGGTACATCGAGGATCTCGACGATTACCACGAGGAGATCGACCGCGCGCTCGCGGTGATGGCGGAGGACCGGTCCGCGGAGCCGCGGCGCCTCGTGCTGCTCGGTCACTCGACCGGGGGACTCGTGCTGAGCCTGTGGGCGGGAGCGCACCCGGGGCGCGCCGATGCGCTCGTACTCAACAGCCCGTGGCTCGAGTTCCAGCTGGCGAGCACGGGCAGGCAGGTGCTCATGCCGCTCATCAACCTGGGGGCGCGGTTCAACCCCCGCGAGGTCGCGCCCCAGCTCGACTACGGCTTCTACACGCGGGCGCAGCGCGAGGTCGGCCCGCAGGGCGATCTTGCGCTCGTCGATTCCGCGTGGCGGCCGGAGCGCACCCACGCGGTGATGCACGGATGGCTGCGGGCGATCCTCGACGGACACGCGCGCGTGAACCGGGGGCTCGGCATCGATGCTCCGATCGAGGTGCTGCTCTCGGCGCGCTTCGCGCTCCCGGTGAGGTGGAGCGACGACCTGACGCGCGCGGACACCGTGCTCGAAGTCGATGAGGTGGCGAAGGCCGCGCTGCGCCTCGGGTCCGCCGTGACCGTGGAGCGGATCGACGGCGCACTGCACGACGTCTTCCTCTCGCGCGAGGCGTCGCGCCGCGAGGCGTACGCGCGTCTCGAGCGCTGGCTGCTGGGGTGGCAGGCCGGGGCGCGGGTCGACGGAATCGTGCGCGCCGGCGGTGCCGCCGAGATGGATCGTGGCTCGAGCGCGACAGGCTAG
- a CDS encoding NUDIX hydrolase, which translates to MDLRVAAYAVVERRGRILLTHWRRGHLHGWTLPGGGIEGGEDPRDAVVREVLEETGLEARVGKLLGVDSRVMVREEAPEGRDPELHTIRIVYRATVKEGPLRHEVGGSSDEARWVPIREIRSLRTLSLVQTGMRMAGISGRRPQNRQNGKPGNKQAKPRK; encoded by the coding sequence ATGGACCTGAGGGTGGCCGCGTACGCGGTGGTGGAGCGGCGGGGCAGGATCCTGCTCACGCACTGGCGCCGCGGCCATCTGCACGGGTGGACGCTCCCCGGCGGCGGGATCGAGGGCGGCGAGGATCCGCGCGACGCGGTGGTGCGCGAGGTGCTCGAAGAGACCGGTCTCGAGGCGCGCGTGGGGAAACTGCTCGGGGTCGATTCGCGCGTGATGGTGCGCGAGGAGGCGCCGGAGGGTCGGGATCCGGAACTGCACACGATCAGGATCGTCTACCGCGCCACTGTCAAGGAGGGGCCGCTGCGCCACGAGGTGGGCGGGTCCTCCGACGAGGCGCGCTGGGTGCCCATCCGAGAGATCCGGTCGTTGCGCACTCTTTCGCTCGTGCAGACCGGGATGCGGATGGCCGGGATCAGCGGTCGCCGCCCGCAGAATCGTCAGAACGGCAAACCCGGGAACAAGCAGGCCAAGCCGCGGAAGTAG
- a CDS encoding peptidylprolyl isomerase, with amino-acid sequence MSIHTSVATIHTNHGDIVLNLFGNHAPKTVKNFVDLAAKGFYDGVIFHRIIPNFMIQGGDPTGTGTGGPGYTFDDEIHPELVFSEPYQLAMANAGKRPDMTGRLAGTNGSQFFITTTAPDWLNGKHTIFGVVADDASKAVVDAISAVQTGAMDRPVDDVVISGVDVVEA; translated from the coding sequence ATGAGCATCCACACCTCGGTAGCCACCATCCACACCAATCATGGCGACATCGTGCTGAACCTCTTCGGCAACCACGCGCCCAAGACCGTCAAGAACTTCGTCGATCTCGCAGCGAAGGGCTTCTACGACGGCGTGATCTTCCACCGCATCATCCCGAACTTCATGATCCAGGGCGGCGACCCCACCGGCACGGGAACCGGCGGGCCGGGCTACACCTTCGACGACGAGATCCACCCGGAGCTGGTCTTCTCCGAGCCCTACCAGCTGGCGATGGCCAATGCGGGCAAGCGCCCCGACATGACGGGCCGCCTCGCGGGCACCAACGGCTCTCAGTTCTTCATCACCACCACCGCCCCCGACTGGCTCAACGGCAAGCACACGATCTTCGGCGTGGTCGCGGACGACGCGTCGAAGGCGGTCGTCGACGCGATCTCGGCCGTGCAGACCGGTGCCATGGATCGCCCCGTCGACGATGTGGTGATCTCCGGCGTCGACGTCGTCGAGGCGTAG
- a CDS encoding rhomboid family intramembrane serine protease: protein MANGPGPAFGERVEYGPDDVCYRHPQVHSFTLCQRCGRTICPDCQVVSAVGVLCSECVKQTQPGAAQRAGRSARVTGRRIAALDTPITYGIMILCGIVFVAQTLSHYFGADEVTRTLWYAPLYSLPGSVLPPGLDFEPWRMVTSMFTHSTGFLFHILFNMYALWLFGRNLEQMIGRAAFLTLYLFAGVGGSLGVMFWGYAEPASVLTPTVGASGAIFGVLAATLVAYKAARVNITSLAVLIAINFGIGLIPGANISWQAHLGGMVVGAITMWLLLATRGPRRSTRRLIGLVGLGAVLVGRSFSYFVVLPSII from the coding sequence GTGGCGAACGGACCGGGGCCGGCGTTCGGCGAGCGCGTCGAGTACGGGCCCGACGACGTCTGCTATCGCCACCCCCAGGTGCACAGTTTCACGCTGTGCCAGCGCTGCGGCCGCACCATCTGCCCCGACTGCCAGGTGGTGTCGGCCGTCGGCGTGCTGTGCTCGGAGTGCGTCAAGCAGACGCAGCCGGGCGCGGCTCAGCGTGCGGGCCGCTCGGCGCGGGTGACGGGCCGGCGCATCGCCGCCCTCGACACCCCCATCACCTACGGCATCATGATCCTCTGCGGGATCGTGTTCGTCGCGCAGACGCTCAGCCACTACTTCGGCGCTGACGAGGTGACGCGTACGCTCTGGTATGCCCCGCTCTATTCGCTCCCGGGGTCGGTGCTCCCGCCGGGTCTCGACTTCGAGCCCTGGCGCATGGTCACCTCGATGTTCACCCACTCCACGGGCTTCCTGTTCCACATCCTGTTCAACATGTACGCGCTGTGGCTTTTCGGCCGCAACCTCGAGCAGATGATCGGTCGGGCGGCGTTTCTCACGCTGTACCTCTTCGCTGGCGTCGGCGGTTCGCTGGGCGTGATGTTCTGGGGGTACGCGGAACCGGCGAGCGTGCTCACTCCCACGGTCGGGGCATCCGGCGCGATCTTCGGCGTGCTGGCGGCAACCCTCGTCGCCTACAAGGCGGCGCGAGTCAACATCACTTCGCTCGCGGTGCTCATCGCGATCAACTTCGGGATCGGGCTCATCCCCGGGGCGAACATCTCGTGGCAGGCGCACCTCGGCGGAATGGTGGTCGGTGCGATCACGATGTGGCTGCTGCTGGCCACACGGGGTCCGCGGCGCAGCACCCGGAGGCTCATTGGCCTCGTGGGGCTCGGCGCGGTGCTGGTCGGGCGCAGCTTCTCCTACTTCGTCGTGCTGCCGTCGATCATCTGA
- a CDS encoding DNA/RNA helicase, giving the protein MKLSRKRRRELRRLRNEAQELLDQQRVVLGHAGDVLQQAGRQARRLSDEHLAPRVDETLEAVRPAVDRGVASARRAADGVRRVTAPLVASALARTIRTLDELDNKDAAKQVRGFGERTGYLKPEKKGIGGVIALGLGIAAAAGVGYALWQAFRTDDELWVAPEN; this is encoded by the coding sequence ATGAAACTCTCACGCAAGCGCCGCCGCGAACTCCGCCGGCTGCGGAACGAAGCACAGGAGCTGCTCGATCAGCAGCGCGTCGTCCTCGGACACGCCGGCGACGTGCTGCAGCAGGCCGGGCGTCAGGCCCGACGCTTGAGCGACGAGCACCTCGCCCCGCGGGTCGACGAGACCCTCGAGGCCGTGCGGCCCGCCGTCGATCGCGGTGTGGCTTCGGCGCGACGCGCCGCCGACGGCGTGCGCCGCGTCACCGCGCCGCTCGTCGCGAGCGCGCTCGCCCGCACGATCCGCACGCTCGACGAGCTCGACAACAAGGACGCCGCGAAGCAGGTGCGCGGCTTCGGCGAGCGTACGGGATACCTGAAGCCCGAGAAAAAGGGCATCGGCGGCGTCATCGCCCTCGGGCTCGGGATCGCCGCGGCGGCGGGCGTCGGCTACGCCCTCTGGCAGGCGTTCCGCACCGACGACGAGCTCTGGGTGGCCCCCGAGAACTGA